Proteins from one Roseovarius nanhaiticus genomic window:
- a CDS encoding alpha-ketoacid dehydrogenase subunit alpha/beta, translating to MPEFTDIAPLAPWRQITVTDDDRNAIDPETGCTILAQLHLIRAFEEKVLDLAGKQLVHGPAHSAVGQEGGAVGSAMTLGDGDQVNGSHRAHHQFLAKSLRHVAAGISATDDFPTAIRDLSKRTMAEIMGLAQGFCRGRGGSMHLRWEEAGNLGTNAIVGGGVPMAAGAAWAHRNAGTDRVVYSYFGDGATNIGSVLETMNIAAAWKLPICFFIENNRYAVSTTVEESTAEPRLSSRGLAFGIPAFKVDGMDPVAVYHASLAANKIMRGGDGPTIIEADLYRFFHQNGPLPGSAFGYRSKEEEAEWRARDPLDAMARNLMERQVLGEDDINRLRERSVGLMEDVAGELTEMHEGRPRIIPSLWPEESFRDAGLRGDLSEFKGARTAEEAEFDGTLQEAKFVDTVADVMHRRMAEDERIVVLGEDVHRLKGGTNGATRGLSDAFPNRILGTPISENAFTGIAAGMAADGRVRPVIEFMYPDFMWVAADQVFNQIGKFRHMFGGDADMPLVLRTKVAIGTGYGSQHSMDPAGIFATAPGWRIVAPATPFDYVGLMNAALLCRDPVLVLEHVELYASKGAAPVDDFDYIIPLGRAKVVREGAKLTVLTYLAMVEKTRQVVEELGLDAEIIDLRSLDRASLDWETIETSIRKTNNVLIVEQGAQGTSYGGWLADALQRRVFDWLDQPIQRVTGAEASPSISKVLETAASAGKREIEAGLRQMMADMGAPL from the coding sequence ATGCCCGAATTCACCGATATCGCCCCTCTGGCCCCTTGGCGCCAGATCACCGTCACCGACGATGACCGAAATGCCATCGACCCCGAAACCGGCTGCACCATCCTCGCCCAGCTGCACCTCATCCGCGCGTTCGAGGAGAAGGTATTGGACCTCGCGGGCAAGCAGCTGGTCCACGGCCCGGCGCATAGCGCGGTGGGGCAGGAGGGCGGCGCTGTAGGCTCTGCCATGACGCTGGGTGACGGCGATCAGGTCAACGGCTCGCACCGCGCGCACCACCAGTTTTTGGCCAAATCGCTGCGCCACGTCGCCGCCGGCATTTCCGCGACCGACGACTTCCCCACCGCGATCCGCGATCTGTCGAAACGCACCATGGCCGAGATCATGGGCCTTGCGCAGGGTTTCTGCCGGGGGCGCGGCGGCTCGATGCATCTGCGCTGGGAGGAGGCCGGGAACCTCGGCACCAACGCCATCGTGGGCGGCGGCGTGCCCATGGCCGCGGGCGCCGCATGGGCGCATCGCAATGCCGGGACGGACCGTGTCGTCTACAGCTATTTCGGTGATGGCGCGACGAATATCGGCTCGGTCCTCGAGACGATGAATATCGCGGCGGCGTGGAAACTGCCCATCTGCTTTTTCATCGAGAATAACCGTTATGCGGTGTCCACCACGGTCGAGGAATCCACGGCCGAGCCACGCCTGTCGTCGCGCGGCCTCGCCTTCGGCATCCCCGCCTTCAAGGTCGACGGAATGGACCCGGTGGCTGTCTATCATGCCTCACTGGCCGCGAACAAAATCATGCGCGGCGGCGACGGGCCAACAATCATCGAGGCCGATCTCTATCGCTTCTTTCACCAGAACGGCCCCCTGCCCGGCAGCGCGTTTGGCTACCGCAGCAAGGAAGAAGAGGCCGAGTGGCGCGCCCGCGATCCGCTGGACGCGATGGCGCGGAACCTGATGGAGCGGCAGGTGCTCGGCGAGGATGACATCAATCGGCTGCGGGAGCGCTCTGTAGGCCTGATGGAGGATGTCGCGGGCGAGCTGACCGAAATGCACGAGGGCCGCCCCCGCATCATCCCCAGCCTCTGGCCCGAGGAAAGCTTCCGCGACGCGGGCCTGCGCGGTGATCTGTCGGAATTCAAGGGCGCCCGCACCGCCGAGGAAGCGGAGTTCGATGGCACGCTGCAAGAGGCAAAATTCGTCGATACCGTGGCCGACGTGATGCACCGCCGGATGGCCGAGGACGAGCGCATCGTCGTGCTGGGCGAGGATGTTCACCGCCTCAAGGGTGGCACCAATGGCGCGACGCGCGGTCTGTCCGATGCCTTCCCGAACCGCATCCTCGGCACCCCGATTAGCGAGAACGCCTTTACCGGCATCGCAGCGGGCATGGCGGCGGATGGGCGCGTGCGGCCCGTCATCGAATTCATGTATCCCGATTTCATGTGGGTCGCCGCCGATCAGGTCTTCAACCAGATCGGCAAGTTCCGCCATATGTTCGGCGGCGATGCCGACATGCCGTTGGTCCTGCGGACGAAAGTGGCCATCGGCACCGGATACGGCTCGCAGCATTCGATGGACCCCGCGGGCATCTTCGCCACCGCTCCCGGCTGGCGCATCGTCGCGCCCGCGACGCCCTTCGACTACGTGGGGCTGATGAACGCGGCCCTTCTGTGCCGCGACCCGGTTCTGGTGCTGGAGCATGTAGAGCTCTACGCCTCGAAAGGCGCGGCGCCGGTTGATGATTTCGACTACATTATCCCGCTGGGCCGCGCGAAGGTCGTGCGCGAGGGTGCAAAGCTGACCGTTCTCACCTACCTCGCCATGGTCGAAAAGACGCGCCAAGTGGTCGAAGAGCTGGGGCTGGACGCTGAGATCATCGACCTGCGCAGCCTGGACCGTGCGTCTTTGGATTGGGAGACGATCGAGACCTCGATCCGCAAGACGAACAACGTTCTGATCGTCGAGCAAGGCGCGCAAGGCACGTCATACGGCGGATGGCTGGCGGATGCGCTGCAGCGCCGCGTCTTTGACTGGCTGGATCAGCCGATCCAGCGCGTCACGGGCGCCGAGGCGTCGCCCAGTATCTCGAAGGTATTGGAAACCGCCGCCAGCGCGGGCAAGCGCGAGATCGAAGCCGGGCTGCGGCAGATGATGGCCGATATGGGCGCGCCGCTCTAG
- the phoB gene encoding phosphate regulon transcriptional regulator PhoB, whose protein sequence is MASGRPTVLLVEDEPAQREVLAYNLEAAGLNVIRAGDGEEALLFVAEGAPDLILLDWMLPNVSGIEVCRQIKSRPDTRAVPIIMLSARTEEVDMVRGLDTGADDYMTKPYSLAELMARVQAQLRRSRPAAAGAQLEFEDIVLDGETHRVTRGGAEVKLGPTEFRLLATLMERPGRVLSREQLLDRVWGRDIHVDSRTVDVHVGRLRKALAQGDAMRADVIRTVRGAGYALG, encoded by the coding sequence ATGGCATCGGGGCGGCCCACCGTCCTCCTGGTCGAGGACGAGCCGGCGCAGCGCGAAGTTCTGGCCTATAATCTGGAGGCGGCGGGCCTCAACGTGATCCGCGCGGGCGACGGCGAGGAGGCGCTGCTATTTGTGGCCGAGGGCGCGCCGGATCTGATCCTGCTGGACTGGATGCTGCCCAATGTTTCGGGGATCGAGGTGTGCCGCCAGATCAAGTCGCGGCCTGATACTCGGGCCGTGCCGATCATCATGCTCTCGGCCCGCACCGAGGAGGTGGACATGGTGCGCGGCCTCGATACCGGGGCCGACGATTACATGACCAAGCCTTATTCGCTGGCCGAGTTGATGGCGCGCGTGCAGGCGCAGCTGCGGCGCTCGCGCCCCGCCGCCGCCGGAGCGCAGCTGGAATTCGAGGATATCGTGCTGGACGGCGAGACGCACCGCGTCACGCGCGGCGGCGCCGAGGTCAAACTGGGACCGACCGAGTTTCGCCTGCTGGCCACGCTGATGGAGCGGCCGGGCCGCGTGCTGAGCCGTGAGCAACTGCTGGACCGCGTTTGGGGCCGCGACATCCATGTCGACAGCCGCACCGTCGATGTGCATGTGGGCCGCCTGCGCAAGGCGTTGGCGCAGGGCGATGCCATGCGCGCCGATGTGATCCGCACCGTGCGCGGCGCGGGCTATGCACTGGGCTAG
- a CDS encoding SDR family NAD(P)-dependent oxidoreductase: MRQFAPATYPGLAGRAVLNTGGARGIGFAMAQAFARHGAHLMLMDRDSDALNDAAETLRADFPGARIETHHGSVIEEDDVAAACAACKDAFGSLDILLTNAGISMNRPSIELTLADWRRAIDINLTGAFICAQSAAHHMIAQGGGVILNTASMWGLMASANRAAYCASKAGVISLTEVLADEWAQHGIRVNAICPGYIRTALTDELIAEGKLDLAAIEARTPQGRMGTPEEVAEMAVYLASDAAVFINGHAHLSDGGFRARGF, translated from the coding sequence ATGAGACAGTTCGCCCCCGCCACCTATCCCGGCCTTGCGGGCCGCGCCGTGCTGAATACCGGCGGCGCGCGCGGCATTGGCTTTGCCATGGCCCAGGCTTTTGCCCGGCACGGTGCGCATCTGATGCTAATGGACCGCGACAGCGACGCGCTGAATGACGCTGCCGAAACCCTACGCGCCGACTTTCCCGGCGCGCGCATCGAAACGCACCACGGCTCGGTCATCGAGGAGGATGACGTTGCCGCCGCCTGTGCCGCCTGCAAGGACGCCTTCGGCAGCCTCGATATCTTGCTGACCAATGCCGGCATCTCGATGAACCGGCCCAGCATCGAATTGACGCTTGCCGACTGGCGCCGCGCCATCGACATCAACCTCACGGGCGCTTTCATCTGCGCGCAATCCGCCGCGCATCATATGATCGCCCAAGGCGGCGGCGTGATCCTGAACACCGCCTCGATGTGGGGGCTGATGGCCTCGGCCAATCGCGCGGCCTATTGCGCGTCCAAGGCCGGGGTGATCTCGCTGACCGAGGTGCTGGCGGATGAATGGGCGCAGCACGGCATCCGCGTCAATGCGATCTGCCCCGGATATATCCGCACCGCCCTGACGGACGAGTTGATCGCCGAGGGCAAGCTGGACCTCGCCGCGATCGAGGCGCGCACGCCGCAGGGCCGCATGGGCACGCCCGAAGAAGTGGCGGAAATGGCCGTCTATCTCGCCAGCGATGCGGCGGTTTTCATCAACGGGCACGCGCATCTGTCGGACGGCGGGTTTCGCGCAAGGGGGTTCTGA
- a CDS encoding FAD-binding oxidoreductase: MSDEAPLLDTLRSICGDAAVLTGGDMAAYATDWRDMFHGKPLCVVRPAETAEVAQCVAACAETGTAIVPQGGNTGLAGGATPDDSGTQVIVALDRMTAIRRIDPVGMTIEVEAGAILQTVKDAAGDENRLLPISLAAEGSARIGGLIATNAGGVDVLRYGMTRGLVLGLEVVLPDGQILSRLRHLRKDNAGYDLKQLFIGTEGTLGIVTAAVLRLVPQPRHRATALIAVPDIASAIALYARAQDEVGEALSAFELISGAGLDLVAEHMGQTAPVTADWVLLIEAGSSLPSLREAAEKLLETAFEEGWATDGVLAESEAQADALWQLRESLTEAEGKAGGAIKHDISVPITGIAAFLQEAGNMLRAVAPEAKFNVFGHLGDGNLHYNVMNVTREDAAKVNAAVHDVVAAHHGSISAEHGLGQYRVAEWARLASQPEHDLTRRIKDALDPDGLINPGKVVPKRG, encoded by the coding sequence ATGAGCGACGAGGCGCCCCTGCTGGACACACTGCGCAGCATTTGCGGCGACGCTGCTGTCCTGACCGGCGGCGATATGGCCGCGTATGCGACCGACTGGCGCGATATGTTCCACGGCAAGCCCCTTTGCGTCGTGCGCCCAGCCGAAACAGCGGAGGTCGCGCAATGCGTCGCCGCCTGCGCCGAAACAGGGACCGCCATCGTCCCCCAAGGCGGGAATACCGGTTTGGCGGGCGGCGCGACGCCCGATGACAGCGGCACCCAGGTGATCGTCGCGCTGGACCGCATGACCGCCATTCGCCGGATCGACCCTGTCGGCATGACCATCGAAGTCGAGGCGGGCGCGATCCTTCAAACGGTCAAAGACGCTGCCGGAGACGAAAATCGCCTGCTGCCCATCAGTCTCGCCGCCGAGGGCTCTGCCCGGATCGGGGGACTGATCGCCACGAACGCGGGCGGGGTCGATGTGCTGCGTTACGGCATGACACGCGGTCTGGTACTGGGTCTCGAAGTGGTACTGCCGGACGGGCAGATCCTCAGCCGCCTGCGCCACCTGCGCAAGGACAATGCGGGATACGACCTGAAACAGCTTTTTATCGGGACCGAAGGCACGCTGGGGATTGTCACCGCCGCCGTACTGCGCCTTGTCCCTCAGCCCCGCCACCGCGCGACCGCGTTGATTGCCGTGCCGGACATCGCGTCCGCCATCGCGCTCTATGCCCGCGCGCAGGACGAGGTGGGCGAGGCGCTCTCGGCGTTCGAGCTGATCTCGGGCGCGGGTCTTGACCTGGTGGCCGAGCATATGGGCCAGACCGCGCCCGTCACTGCTGATTGGGTGCTGCTGATCGAGGCCGGCTCCTCACTGCCAAGCTTGCGGGAGGCAGCGGAGAAGCTGCTGGAGACCGCCTTCGAGGAAGGCTGGGCCACCGATGGCGTGCTCGCCGAGTCGGAAGCGCAGGCCGATGCGCTCTGGCAACTGCGCGAGAGCCTGACGGAGGCTGAAGGCAAGGCGGGCGGCGCGATCAAGCATGACATCTCGGTGCCGATCACGGGCATCGCAGCCTTCCTGCAAGAAGCGGGCAACATGCTGCGCGCGGTGGCGCCGGAGGCAAAGTTCAACGTCTTTGGCCATCTGGGCGACGGGAACCTGCATTACAACGTGATGAACGTGACCAGAGAGGACGCCGCGAAGGTCAATGCCGCCGTGCATGACGTGGTCGCCGCGCATCACGGCTCGATCTCGGCCGAGCATGGGCTGGGGCAGTATCGTGTCGCCGAATGGGCACGACTTGCGAGCCAGCCAGAGCATGATCTTACGCGCCGGATCAAGGATGCGCTGGACCCTGATGGCCTGATAAATCCCGGCAAGGTGGTGCCCAAACGTGGATAA
- a CDS encoding GMC family oxidoreductase, with protein sequence MDNEFDYIIVGGGNAGCVLANRLSACGKHTVLLIEAGDDGQSHWVDIPAGFSKLLTNPRHNWRLASEPEEATMNRVIAIPKGKGLGGSTLINGMIYVRGQPQDFDGWAQRGCTGWGFDDVLPYFKRIEDYDEADGDLRARGGPLPLTTVKERPEIGRAFIRAANAAGHPENDDYNGASQDGFGYYQVNQRDGRRVSAAAAYLDPVRNRQNLTIWTGAQARRILLDGRRATGVEVVQKGQVRTARARAEVVLAAGAFHTPQLLELSGIGDPEILRAAGIDVAHEAPGIGANYIDHYCTRMNWRVTQPVTLNEMTRGLSLVKSVLQYALTRKGILTYGTGLVHGFMRTRPDIEGPDVQLFFLHASYANAAERKLDKLPGMTIGVTQLRPESRGTVHIGSNDPAQPPVIRPNFLATPEDCRAMVDGMKMTRDIVAQAPMDAFRGPEISPGESCQSDADWLQFARDNGQTIYHASGTCRMGADDAAVVDPALRIRGLDGLRVVDASIMPTIVSGNTQAAVFMIAEKGADLILRDAARRT encoded by the coding sequence GTGGATAACGAGTTCGACTATATCATCGTCGGCGGCGGCAACGCGGGCTGCGTGCTGGCAAACCGCCTGAGCGCCTGCGGCAAGCACACGGTCTTGCTGATTGAGGCCGGGGACGACGGGCAAAGCCATTGGGTCGATATTCCGGCCGGATTTTCCAAGCTGCTGACCAATCCACGCCACAACTGGCGCCTCGCCAGCGAGCCGGAAGAGGCAACCATGAACCGGGTGATTGCCATCCCCAAGGGCAAGGGGCTGGGCGGCTCGACCCTGATCAACGGCATGATCTATGTGCGCGGCCAGCCGCAGGATTTCGACGGCTGGGCGCAGCGCGGCTGCACCGGCTGGGGGTTCGACGATGTGCTGCCCTATTTCAAGCGGATCGAGGATTACGACGAGGCGGATGGCGATCTGCGCGCGCGCGGCGGCCCCCTGCCACTGACCACGGTGAAAGAGCGGCCTGAGATTGGCCGCGCCTTCATCCGCGCTGCCAACGCGGCGGGGCATCCCGAGAATGACGACTATAACGGCGCGTCGCAGGACGGTTTTGGCTATTATCAGGTAAACCAGAGGGATGGCCGCCGCGTCAGCGCCGCAGCCGCCTATCTGGACCCGGTGCGCAATCGCCAGAACCTGACCATCTGGACCGGCGCGCAGGCGCGGCGCATTCTGCTGGACGGGCGCCGCGCGACCGGCGTCGAAGTGGTGCAAAAGGGGCAGGTCCGCACGGCGCGGGCGCGCGCCGAGGTGGTGCTGGCGGCGGGAGCCTTTCATACGCCGCAACTGCTGGAACTGTCGGGCATCGGCGATCCCGAGATCCTGCGCGCTGCCGGCATTGATGTGGCGCATGAGGCCCCCGGTATCGGCGCGAATTACATCGACCATTATTGCACCCGCATGAACTGGCGCGTGACGCAGCCTGTCACGCTGAACGAGATGACGCGCGGCCTCAGCCTCGTCAAATCGGTCCTGCAATATGCCCTCACGCGCAAGGGCATCCTGACCTACGGCACCGGCTTGGTGCACGGCTTCATGCGCACCCGGCCCGACATAGAGGGGCCGGACGTGCAGCTGTTTTTCCTGCACGCCAGCTATGCCAACGCCGCCGAGCGGAAGCTGGACAAGCTGCCCGGCATGACCATCGGCGTCACGCAACTGCGCCCCGAATCGCGCGGCACCGTGCATATCGGCAGTAATGATCCGGCTCAGCCGCCGGTGATCCGCCCCAATTTCCTCGCCACGCCCGAGGATTGCCGCGCCATGGTGGACGGAATGAAGATGACGCGGGATATCGTGGCGCAGGCGCCCATGGATGCCTTTCGCGGCCCCGAGATCAGCCCCGGCGAGAGCTGCCAGAGCGATGCCGACTGGCTACAATTCGCGCGCGACAACGGCCAGACGATCTATCACGCCAGCGGCACCTGCCGGATGGGCGCGGATGATGCGGCCGTGGTGGATCCGGCGCTGCGGATACGCGGGCTGGACGGGCTGCGCGTCGTGGATGCGTCGATCATGCCGACCATCGTGTCGGGCAACACGCAAGCCGCCGTCTTCATGATCGCGGAAAAGGGCGCGGACCTGATCCTTCGGGACGCCGCCAGGAGGACATGA
- a CDS encoding SDR family NAD(P)-dependent oxidoreductase — protein sequence MNASFDFTGRTLLLTGAAGGIGRCIAQLFHRSGANLVLGDRDQGSLSALSDELGGDRIATLAGDAANPDDAQKLVDLAISRFGGIDYLIPGAGIYPAQRFAQMTDEDWRRLMAINLDGVFYICRRTQPHLKPGGAIVFLTSLAPHRGAQTNAHYAAAKGAVGALMRSLTRELAPDIRCNAIAPGIIDTPMIGDFKKTRSDETLRQTPLARLGLPEEVASVAAFLASDAASFVSGETIQVNGGLYMVA from the coding sequence ATGAACGCGAGTTTCGATTTCACGGGCCGCACGCTCTTGCTGACTGGTGCGGCGGGCGGGATCGGGCGCTGCATTGCGCAGCTCTTTCACCGCTCGGGCGCCAATCTGGTGCTGGGCGACCGGGACCAAGGGTCGCTGTCTGCGCTGTCAGATGAGCTGGGCGGCGACCGTATCGCAACCCTCGCTGGGGACGCTGCCAACCCCGACGATGCACAAAAACTCGTGGATCTGGCCATCTCCCGCTTTGGCGGGATCGACTATCTGATCCCCGGTGCAGGCATCTATCCGGCGCAGCGCTTTGCCCAGATGACGGACGAGGATTGGCGCCGCCTTATGGCGATCAACCTCGACGGCGTTTTCTATATCTGCCGCCGCACGCAGCCGCATCTGAAACCGGGCGGGGCGATCGTCTTTCTCACCTCGCTGGCGCCGCACAGGGGCGCGCAAACCAACGCGCATTACGCTGCCGCCAAGGGCGCCGTCGGTGCGCTCATGCGCAGCCTCACCCGCGAGTTGGCGCCGGATATCCGCTGCAACGCCATCGCGCCCGGTATCATCGACACGCCCATGATCGGCGATTTCAAGAAAACCCGCAGCGACGAGACGCTGCGCCAGACCCCCCTCGCCCGGCTTGGTCTGCCCGAGGAGGTGGCCAGCGTCGCCGCCTTCTTGGCCAGCGATGCCGCCAGTTTTGTCAGCGGCGAGACGATACAGGTCAATGGCGGCCTCTACATGGTCGCCTGA
- the phoU gene encoding phosphate signaling complex protein PhoU, protein MSQHITSAFDRDLETVEVLITRMGGLVEQAILDAASALEAQDEEAAQEVRRADRAIDALEDQLNDEAARIIALRAPMGVDLRAILGVIKISGNLERIGDYAKNMAKRTTVLAGMPQVEGGTAALRRMAREVQRLLKDALDAYVRRDADLAREVLARDAEIDQMYNAAFRELLTFMLEDTRNITPCMHLHFIAKNTERMGDHVTAIAEQVIYMVTGQHPDDDRPKGDATSVDAKISQT, encoded by the coding sequence ATGAGCCAGCACATCACCTCCGCCTTCGACCGCGATCTGGAGACTGTCGAGGTGTTGATCACCCGCATGGGCGGTCTGGTCGAGCAGGCGATCCTCGATGCGGCCTCGGCTCTGGAGGCGCAGGACGAGGAGGCGGCGCAGGAGGTGCGCCGCGCCGACCGCGCCATCGACGCGCTAGAGGATCAGCTGAACGACGAGGCGGCGCGCATCATCGCCCTGCGCGCGCCCATGGGCGTCGATCTGCGCGCCATCCTCGGGGTCATCAAGATCTCGGGCAATCTGGAGAGGATCGGCGACTATGCCAAGAACATGGCCAAGCGCACGACCGTTCTGGCCGGGATGCCGCAGGTCGAGGGCGGCACCGCCGCGCTGCGCCGCATGGCGCGCGAGGTCCAGCGCCTTTTGAAGGATGCGCTCGATGCCTATGTGCGCCGCGACGCGGATCTGGCGCGCGAGGTTCTGGCGCGGGATGCCGAGATCGACCAGATGTACAATGCCGCTTTCCGCGAGCTTTTGACCTTCATGCTGGAGGACACGCGCAACATAACCCCCTGCATGCACCTGCATTTCATCGCCAAGAACACCGAGCGGATGGGCGACCATGTGACTGCCATCGCCGAGCAGGTGATCTACATGGTGACCGGCCAGCACCCGGACGACGACCGGCCCAAGGGCGATGCCACCTCTGTCGATGCAAAGATTTCGCAGACATGA
- the pstB gene encoding phosphate ABC transporter ATP-binding protein PstB — protein sequence MQDMRNDTHKMSAKGVDVWYGDTHAIKDVSVELEDRCVTAFIGPSGCGKSTFLRCLNRMNDTIEICRVEGDIHLDGQDIYDRRVDPVQLRARVGMVFQKPNPFPKSIYDNVAYGPRIHGMARTRADLDSLVEQSLRQAALWDEVKDRLAAPGTGLSGGQQQRLCIARAVATQPEVLLMDEPCSALDPIATAQVEELIANLTEDFCVAIVTHSMQQAARVSQKTAFFHLGNLVEYGSTDQIFTNPTDKRTESYITGRIG from the coding sequence ATGCAGGATATGAGAAACGACACCCACAAGATGTCCGCCAAGGGCGTCGACGTCTGGTACGGCGACACGCACGCGATCAAGGATGTGAGCGTGGAGCTGGAGGATCGCTGCGTCACCGCCTTCATCGGGCCGTCGGGCTGCGGCAAATCCACCTTTCTGCGCTGCCTCAACAGGATGAACGACACGATCGAGATCTGCCGCGTCGAGGGGGATATTCACCTCGACGGGCAGGATATCTACGACCGCCGGGTCGATCCCGTGCAGTTGCGCGCGCGGGTTGGCATGGTCTTTCAAAAGCCCAACCCGTTTCCCAAGTCGATCTACGACAATGTGGCCTATGGCCCGCGCATCCACGGCATGGCGCGGACACGCGCCGATCTGGACAGCCTTGTCGAGCAATCGCTGCGTCAGGCCGCGCTCTGGGATGAGGTCAAGGACCGGCTGGCCGCACCCGGCACGGGCCTTTCAGGCGGCCAGCAGCAGCGCCTCTGCATCGCGCGCGCCGTGGCCACGCAGCCCGAAGTACTTCTGATGGACGAGCCGTGCAGCGCGCTGGACCCGATCGCGACGGCGCAGGTCGAGGAACTGATCGCGAACCTGACCGAGGATTTCTGCGTCGCCATCGTCACCCACTCGATGCAGCAGGCCGCGCGGGTCAGCCAGAAGACGGCGTTCTTCCATCTGGGCAATTTGGTGGAATATGGCAGCACCGACCAGATCTTCACCAACCCCACCGACAAGCGCACCGAAAGCTACATCACCGGACGGATAGGATAA
- the pstA gene encoding phosphate ABC transporter permease PstA codes for MTRKSLLEPDARTRRRGAAEKRFRAYGAIAIAIGLGFLVVLLTTIIVNGRGAFQQTYLSVPVYLDPAKLDKTGNRDPQEIAKVSTFGYTPLINEALLSQVQSLNIDTPLDSASDMKALVSPSAAALLRDRVIANPQLIGDTVTFNLLAASRVDGYLKGRVARADVTRDKNIDAPHLDIVDALREAGLAQKGFNSAFITGADASESRPEQAGMGVAILGSLAMMAVVLILSLPIGVAASIYLEEFAPRNRWTDLIEVNISNLAAVPSIVFGILGLAAFIQFAHLPQSAPLVGGLVLTLMTLPTIIISTRASLKSVPPSIRDAALGVGASKMQAVFHHVLPLAMPGILTGTIIGIAQALGETAPLLLIGMVGYIATNYPDGIQSAFLDPNSAMPAQIFEWAKRADPAYYERAWGGIIILLLVLLAVNLIAILLRRRFERRW; via the coding sequence ATGACCCGAAAGAGCCTGTTAGAGCCTGATGCGCGCACCCGCCGCCGGGGCGCCGCCGAGAAACGCTTTCGCGCCTATGGGGCCATCGCCATCGCGATCGGCCTCGGCTTTCTCGTGGTGCTGTTGACCACGATCATCGTGAACGGGCGTGGCGCGTTCCAGCAGACTTATCTGAGCGTGCCGGTCTACCTGGACCCCGCCAAGCTGGACAAGACCGGCAACCGCGACCCTCAGGAGATCGCCAAGGTCTCGACCTTCGGCTACACGCCGCTGATCAACGAGGCGCTTCTAAGCCAGGTTCAGAGCCTGAACATCGACACGCCGCTGGACAGCGCCAGTGATATGAAGGCGCTCGTCTCGCCCTCCGCCGCCGCGCTTTTGCGTGACCGCGTGATCGCCAACCCCCAGCTGATCGGCGACACGGTGACGTTCAACCTGCTCGCGGCCAGCCGCGTCGATGGGTATCTCAAGGGCCGCGTGGCCCGCGCCGATGTGACCCGCGACAAGAATATCGACGCCCCGCATCTGGATATCGTCGATGCGCTGCGCGAGGCGGGGTTGGCGCAAAAGGGCTTCAACAGTGCCTTCATCACTGGCGCCGATGCCAGTGAAAGCCGCCCCGAGCAGGCGGGCATGGGGGTGGCGATCCTCGGCTCGCTCGCCATGATGGCGGTGGTGCTGATCCTGTCGCTGCCCATCGGCGTCGCCGCTTCGATCTATCTCGAGGAGTTCGCGCCGAGGAACCGCTGGACCGACCTCATTGAGGTGAACATCTCGAACCTCGCGGCGGTCCCCTCGATCGTTTTCGGCATCCTCGGTCTTGCGGCCTTCATCCAATTCGCGCATCTGCCGCAATCCGCGCCCTTGGTGGGGGGCCTTGTGCTGACCCTGATGACGCTGCCGACGATCATCATCTCGACCCGCGCAAGCCTGAAATCCGTGCCACCCTCAATCCGCGATGCGGCGCTGGGTGTGGGCGCGTCGAAAATGCAGGCGGTGTTTCACCACGTGCTGCCGCTGGCCATGCCGGGCATCCTGACGGGTACCATCATCGGCATTGCGCAGGCATTGGGCGAGACGGCGCCGCTGCTGCTGATCGGGATGGTTGGCTATATCGCCACCAACTATCCCGATGGTATCCAGTCGGCCTTTCTCGACCCGAATTCGGCCATGCCTGCGCAAATATTCGAATGGGCCAAAAGGGCCGATCCGGCCTATTACGAGCGTGCCTGGGGCGGGATCATCATCCTTCTGCTGGTGCTCTTGGCCGTGAACCTGATCGCCATTCTGCTGCGCCGCCGGTTCGAGCGGCGCTGGTAA